A region from the Aegilops tauschii subsp. strangulata cultivar AL8/78 chromosome 5, Aet v6.0, whole genome shotgun sequence genome encodes:
- the LOC109772321 gene encoding chlorophyllase-2-like: MAAMPTMVFEAGPMEVAVKHVDKSMIPNLAKPLMVVAPKEAGAYPVIVFLHGWNMLNSWYEQLLTHVASHGFIAVAPQLYWMVSEPDADDIDATKRITNWLADHDKGLAYVLKDVFKLEHVEPDLTKLAIAGHSRGGQTAFAVALGLGDAKTKLELKFSALISVDPVAGVSRAQQLEPKVLTFEPDCLDVGMPVLVMGTGLGPKHIGGFPCAPVGVNHAEFYRECAPPRYHHVVKDYGHLDMLDDNVPYIINNCMCMRNQHNTKDLARRTMGGAMVAFLRAKLRIDARELIAIYRNLELAPAVLDQVDEFLPCLVGRPDPSSV, encoded by the exons ATGGCTGCCATGCCGACGATGGTGTTCGAGGCGGGGCCAATGGAGGTGGCTGTGAAGCACGTGGACAAGAGCATGATCCCGAACCTGGCCAAGCCGTTGATGGTGGTGGCGCCCAAGGAGGCCGGCGCGTACCCCGTCATCGTCTTCCTCCACGGCTGGAACATGCTCAACAGCTGGTACGAGCAGCTCCTCACACACGTCGCCTCCCATGGTTTCATCGCCGTCGCACCACAG CTCTACTGGATGGTGTCCGAGCCCGATGCCGACGACATAGACGCCACAAAACGAATCACCAACTGGCTTGCAGATCATGACAAGGGGCTCGCCTACGTCCTCAAGGACGTGTTCAAACTTGAGCATGTCGAGCCTGACCTGACCAAGCTGGCTATAGCCGGCCACAGCCGAGGCGGCCAGACGGCCTTCGCCGTCGCCCTCGGACTAGGGGACGCCAAGACCAAGCTGGAGCTCAAGTTCTCCGCCCTCATCAGCGTCGACCCTGTGGCCGGGGTTTCGAGAGCCCAGCAGTTGGAGCCCAAGGTGCTCACTTTTGAACCTGACTGCCTCGACGTGGGGATGCCGGTGCTGGTCATGGGGACCGGGCTAGGTCCCAAGCACATCGGCGGATTTCCGTGCGCCCCGGTGGGCGTGAACCACGCCGAATTCTACAGGGAGTGCGCGCCGCCTCGCTACCACCACGTGGTGAAGGACTACGGGCATCTCGACATGCTGGATGACAATGTGCCCTACATTATCAACAACTGCATGTGCATGAGGAACCAACACAACACCAAAGACCTTGCTAGGAGGACCATGGGAGGAGCCATGGTTGCCTTCCTCAGGGCTAAATTGCGAATCGATGCTCGTGAACTGATCGCCATATATCGTAACCTTGAGCTCGCGCCGGCTGTCCTGGACCAAGTTGATGAGTTTCTTCCTTGCTTGGTTGGACGGCCAGATCCGTCGTCTGTGTGA